A region of Anaerotignum faecicola DNA encodes the following proteins:
- a CDS encoding DNA adenine methylase, producing the protein QKVIREQINTHSRLDIGFSTFFLNRTNRSGIIDKAGPIGGLNQDGDYSIDCRFNKTKLIDQIKKIAENREKIALYNMEALDLIDNVILKTRKSFTFFDPPYYSKGPGLYTNFYLHGDHVNLSQYIMIKMKHRKWIVTYDNVNAIKNMYSKMDRLEFELQYSLQSKKAGSEVMFFSEKLRRPNEEGLLKVLGE; encoded by the coding sequence GCAAAAAGTAATTAGGGAGCAAATTAATACACATAGTAGATTGGATATAGGTTTTTCTACTTTTTTTTTGAATAGAACGAATAGATCAGGGATTATTGATAAAGCTGGTCCTATTGGAGGGCTGAATCAAGATGGAGACTATAGTATAGACTGTAGATTTAATAAAACTAAATTGATAGACCAAATAAAAAAAATTGCGGAGAATAGAGAGAAAATTGCATTATATAATATGGAAGCATTGGACTTAATTGATAATGTAATATTAAAAACGAGGAAATCATTTACTTTTTTTGATCCGCCATATTATAGTAAGGGACCTGGTTTATACACGAATTTTTATTTGCATGGAGATCATGTGAATTTGTCTCAATATATTATGATAAAAATGAAACATAGAAAATGGATTGTGACATATGATAATGTAAATGCTATAAAAAATATGTATTCAAAAATGGATAGGTTAGAATTTGAATTACAGTATTCTCTGCAAAGTAAAAAAGCAGGTAGTGAGGTAATGTTTTTTTCTGAGAAGTTGAGACGGCCTAATGAGGAAGGTTTATTAAAAGTATTAGGAGAATAA